The proteins below come from a single Uloborus diversus isolate 005 chromosome 10, Udiv.v.3.1, whole genome shotgun sequence genomic window:
- the LOC129231259 gene encoding protein disulfide isomerase Creld1-like yields the protein MSVFNLFQANILACLCVSFITCIQIPGMPSTENLEKIPFKGKPVSPCRACRSLVTSFLKAVEETGRQNFEGGDADWEKKKLRPYENSELRFIEIQEKTCADVGRGKDQCYNLAEEHEADLEEWFFAKRLENVDLLESLCLNKLQVCCPNNTYGPDCIPCPGGIETPCGGHGKCLNGGTKDEPASCFCDAGYVGDLCDQCAKGYYQEESSSSLSCKLCDMACKGHCRGPGPKNCEVCAFGYRFVPNEGCVGHYDDYKRKVLMKDLTSNLSSEKMNDDNSESASSINDDSGTASAQLSEHSEL from the exons atgtccgtatttaatttatttcaagcaAATATTCTTGCATGTCTGTGTGTGTCTTTCATTACGTGTATTCAAATACCTGGAATGCCAAGTACAGAAAACTTAGAAAAGATTCCTTTTAAAGGGAAGCCAGTGTCACCCTGTCGTGCTTGTCGTAGTCTTGTAACGTcgtttttaaag GCTGTTGAAGAAACAGGTCGTCAAAACTTTGAAGGTGGAGATGCTGATTGGGAAAAGAAAAAGCTTCGACCATATGAGAACAG tgaaCTAAGGTTTATAGAAATACAAGAGAAAACATGTGCAGATGTAGGTAGAGGAAAAGACCag TGTTATAACCTAGCTGAAGAGCATGAAGCTGACTTAGAAGAATGGTTTTTTGCAAAAAGGCTGGAAAATGTAGACTTATTAGAATCTTTGTGCTTAAACAAACTGCAAG TTTGTTGTCCTAATAATACATATGGCCCTGACTGTATTCCTTGCCCAGGCGGAATTGAAACTCCATGTGGTGGTCATGGTAAATGTTTA AATGGCGGAACTAAGGATGAACCTGCTTCTTGTTTTTGTGATGCTGGTTATGTTGGAGATTTATGTGATCAGTGTGCGAAAGGTTACTACCAAGAAGAAAGTTCTTCCAGTCTATCATGTAAACTATGTGACATGGCATGCAAAGGACATTGCAGAGGACCTGGTCCAAAAAATTGTGAAGTGTGTGCATTTGGTTATCGTTTTGTCCCTAATGAAGGCTGTGTTG GTCACTATGATGATTATAAAAGGAAAGTTTTGATGAAGGACTTGACATCCAATTTATCAAGTGAAAAAATGAATGATGATAACTCTGAATCTGCAAGTTCTATAAATGATGATTCTGGCACGGCAAGTGCACAACTTTCTGAACATTCCGAGCTTTAA